Proteins encoded within one genomic window of Rubidibacter lacunae KORDI 51-2:
- a CDS encoding CU044_2847 family protein produces the protein MTDESAIRRFVYTDDHGNQYEIFVEARDVGLPEASKDLLGDQHDGRGDDIPEVKMQRATDMIRGYTTYAVSAFKEFSAARVEEITLKFGLKIGGKVGIPYITEGSAESNLEIQVKCTFPDAHSATEPETVETS, from the coding sequence ATGACTGATGAGTCAGCGATTAGACGATTTGTCTATACGGACGACCATGGCAATCAATACGAGATCTTTGTTGAAGCACGAGATGTAGGACTACCAGAGGCTAGCAAAGATTTGCTCGGTGACCAGCACGACGGTCGCGGCGACGACATCCCGGAAGTCAAAATGCAACGGGCAACGGACATGATTCGCGGCTATACCACCTATGCAGTCAGTGCATTCAAAGAGTTTAGTGCTGCTCGAGTTGAGGAAATCACCCTCAAGTTCGGGCTCAAAATCGGTGGTAAAGTGGGCATCCCCTATATCACCGAAGGCTCTGCCGAAAGCAACTTAGAGATCCAGGTCAAATGTACCTTTCCCGACGCGCATAGTGCCACCGAACCCGAAACAGTTGAAACAAGTTAG
- a CDS encoding caspase family protein, with the protein MYEAPRYALIIGISSYDHLQGLPSAAADAQELARTLRDSKNFTVTLIPHKSQQPFEVDTEKRVEFDELGKAIRKFMNARKEGDSVLIYFAGHGLRVGNEWGNFQCYLATSDSKRNGSKAITFDDLKKAVFRKKMGSLVLLFDCCHAGALAEERWGGEHLTDHFPEFRTTRGYAIFAACREKEMAINDLLSNHGIFTKALLDVLKSGDFDKLGRLSLFAVADQVYGKLYGSGQTPVLLVHNGLELYLVRRVGDSSVSREKEPDISGRELHRFVEALRRLNFDRESEDFAKFFRTDQPVGAFWIGGRAGGGQRWLVNRLWQDLVSDSTAQKPSLHVKSTWTVSEVCQRLGDQLGTEGNAGAIVDRLFADWKKGKAVAVSLLGVERLKPDCQLQIIEQLWKPLAARVGEETSHVPLVLFMIAEGRGKGCPLPHTRMGERERPEQVAAVLLEGFDGRSLRRWVQQREETLRAFLEKELTVQYFGDELARRVDAMEPQSVLETICEHCGFDWSLIEEKFVI; encoded by the coding sequence ATGTACGAAGCTCCTCGTTATGCCCTCATTATTGGAATCTCGTCGTACGACCATCTGCAAGGACTTCCCAGTGCTGCTGCTGACGCGCAGGAGTTGGCACGGACTCTCCGAGACAGCAAAAACTTCACCGTCACGCTAATTCCTCATAAGTCTCAACAACCATTTGAAGTCGATACAGAAAAAAGGGTTGAGTTTGACGAACTTGGCAAAGCTATCCGAAAGTTCATGAACGCGCGAAAGGAGGGAGACAGCGTTCTAATCTACTTTGCCGGTCACGGGCTGCGAGTCGGTAATGAATGGGGGAATTTCCAGTGCTACCTCGCAACCTCTGACAGCAAGCGAAATGGCAGCAAGGCCATCACATTTGATGACCTGAAAAAAGCTGTTTTTCGCAAGAAAATGGGCAGTTTAGTATTGCTTTTTGATTGCTGCCATGCTGGAGCTTTAGCAGAGGAGCGGTGGGGCGGAGAACATCTGACAGATCATTTTCCTGAGTTTAGAACAACCCGAGGATATGCAATTTTTGCTGCTTGCCGAGAAAAGGAAATGGCGATTAACGACCTGCTTTCCAATCACGGTATTTTTACTAAGGCACTGCTCGATGTTCTGAAATCGGGTGACTTTGACAAGCTTGGCCGACTATCGCTTTTTGCTGTCGCCGACCAGGTATACGGTAAGCTTTACGGGAGCGGGCAAACGCCGGTGCTGCTGGTGCACAATGGTTTGGAGCTTTATCTTGTCCGCAGAGTTGGGGACTCCTCAGTTTCCCGCGAGAAAGAGCCTGACATTAGCGGCCGGGAGCTTCATCGATTTGTCGAGGCTCTGCGGAGGCTCAACTTCGATCGCGAAAGTGAAGATTTTGCCAAGTTCTTCCGTACCGACCAGCCGGTGGGGGCTTTCTGGATTGGCGGTCGGGCGGGTGGCGGGCAAAGGTGGTTGGTTAACCGCCTGTGGCAGGACTTGGTCTCAGATTCGACGGCGCAAAAGCCCTCCTTACACGTTAAGTCTACCTGGACGGTTTCTGAGGTTTGCCAACGCCTGGGCGACCAACTCGGAACGGAAGGAAATGCGGGGGCAATTGTTGACAGGCTATTCGCGGACTGGAAGAAGGGGAAGGCCGTTGCCGTCTCGCTGCTAGGTGTCGAACGTTTGAAACCGGATTGCCAATTGCAAATTATCGAGCAGCTTTGGAAACCACTGGCCGCTCGGGTTGGGGAGGAGACCTCGCATGTCCCGCTGGTGCTGTTTATGATTGCTGAGGGACGTGGGAAGGGTTGTCCGCTCCCACACACGAGGATGGGGGAACGCGAGCGCCCCGAGCAGGTGGCTGCCGTTCTGCTAGAAGGCTTCGACGGAAGAAGCTTGCGGAGGTGGGTGCAACAACGCGAGGAGACATTGAGGGCTTTTTTGGAGAAAGAGTTGACGGTGCAATACTTCGGGGACGAGCTAGCAAGGCGTGTGGATGCAATGGAACCTCAGAGCGTGCTGGAGACGATCTGCGAGCATTGTGGCTTTGACTGGTCACTTATTGAAGAGAAATTTGTTATTTAG
- a CDS encoding AAA family ATPase produces MAAFNEIFDKNYPRYSGKKEFQPKREEKENRRRVFPYSPEPGLEKAVNLAIALERPLLLQGEPGCGKTLLARAVAYEFGVRATGNGADWPFFQWNIKSTTVAQEGRYTFDALGKLRDVQLLGNKEVLGQDKYSELVADLRDPMSYIAMGALGRAYETETYRPVVLIDEIDKASIDFPNDLLSELEEQQFAIAETQKTVKAKLPPIVFVTSNSEQELPEAFLRRCIFYYLAFPDEERLKQIALLHFPDHRLDKLFDKAIATFLEVRQQGSRGNFGKKAGTSELLDWLRVLTGKSPKDASKEVEALLGDKAQLGVLLKTKADVERVWKQPERAEGS; encoded by the coding sequence ATGGCAGCGTTTAACGAAATATTTGACAAGAACTATCCTCGTTATTCGGGGAAGAAAGAGTTTCAGCCGAAACGCGAGGAAAAGGAGAACAGGCGGCGGGTGTTTCCTTACTCGCCGGAGCCAGGGTTGGAAAAGGCAGTGAATTTGGCGATCGCGCTGGAACGGCCACTGCTGCTGCAGGGGGAGCCGGGATGCGGGAAGACGCTGCTGGCGCGGGCAGTAGCCTACGAGTTTGGGGTGCGGGCAACGGGCAACGGGGCTGACTGGCCGTTTTTTCAGTGGAATATCAAGTCGACCACAGTAGCGCAGGAGGGACGGTACACGTTCGACGCGCTCGGAAAACTGAGAGACGTTCAGTTGTTGGGAAATAAAGAAGTTTTGGGCCAAGATAAATACAGCGAGCTGGTTGCCGATCTGAGAGATCCGATGAGCTATATCGCGATGGGGGCATTGGGTCGAGCTTATGAGACTGAGACATACCGACCCGTGGTGCTAATCGACGAAATTGACAAGGCGTCGATTGACTTTCCAAACGATTTATTATCAGAGCTGGAAGAGCAACAGTTTGCGATCGCAGAGACACAGAAGACTGTGAAGGCAAAGCTACCACCGATCGTGTTTGTGACGAGCAACAGCGAGCAGGAGCTACCGGAGGCATTTTTACGCCGCTGTATTTTTTACTATTTAGCATTTCCTGATGAGGAGCGGCTGAAGCAAATTGCACTTTTACATTTTCCGGATCACCGGCTCGACAAGTTATTCGATAAGGCAATCGCGACGTTTCTGGAGGTTCGGCAGCAGGGAAGCCGGGGAAACTTTGGAAAGAAGGCGGGAACGAGCGAGCTACTCGATTGGCTGCGGGTGTTGACGGGGAAGTCTCCGAAGGACGCGAGCAAAGAAGTTGAAGCGTTGCTAGGCGATAAGGCGCAGCTTGGAGTGTTGCTGAAAACGAAAGCGGATGTGGAGCGCGTCTGGAAGCAGCCGGAGCGGGCGGAGGGGTCGTGA